The DNA region CATCATTGCACCTGTGCCCACCGCCACCAATAATTCAATAGAGAGAGGCGCTTCAATCTGCATACCAGGAATCAGATTAATGGCAGCTGTTTGCGTATTTTCGATACTAAAAAGTGCCAACCCTAGGCACAACGCAAAAAATAATAAAAAATTTAACTGCCGCATAATGTCGCTTCAAACCTTGACCCGCTTCCGCTTAGAATAGCTCACTATTTTTCTGGTAAACCGCGATCGCCCACTAATCTTCGTAATCCGATAAACATCAGCGATCCTGTCGTTTCCTCCACCTAAAACTAGAATCCTCCCAGAGGCGATCGCCACCAGAGAGGATTTTGATGATGTTTGTGGATTGTCCCTAAACCTAGGAGAGTGCCGAATTTTTTACTGCATCACCAAGAGAGACATTGAGACCAGAACAAACCGTACCGCGACGGGCATCGATAGAAATAATGCCACCATCCCGAATTAACGTTGTTGCGTTATCGAAACCAACAATCACCGGAATACCGAGACGTAATCCAATCGTTGCGGCGTGACAATTTTGACTTAAATCTTCAATCACTACCCCACCGGCTTTGCGAATCATATCGATATGAGTGGCATCTGTCGCCGCCGCCACCAGAATATCCCCTGTATTAAAATCATTGATTTCCTGATTTCCTTGAACCACCCGTGCCCGACCATTTGCTGAACCTTGGCCGATGCCAGTCCCTGCACCGAGAACAGCCTGAACGACTTCAACTTTTACGAGGTCAGTGGAGCCAGAAACACCTTGTAATGTACCTGCTGTCATCACTACGAGATCACCTTCTTTTAGTAACCCCTTTTCCTGAGCAACATTAATCGCCGCTCTAAAGGTTTGCGTCGTCGAGGGAGAATCCATGACGAGGAGAGGCTGTGCCCCCCAAACTAATTGCAAACGACGAGCGACATCCACATGGGGAGTAACTGCCAAAATTGGTGTGAAAGGACGGAATTTTGAAACATTACGTGCCGTTGCCCCAGACTTTGTGAGGGTCATAATCGCAGTAGCATCCAGTTGTTTAGAGATATGACTGACCGCAGAGGAGATGGCATTGGGGATTGATTTTTTGTCGGAAGGCTGACGACGAATCTCATCAGGCTCTTGCTCAATCCGTCGGGCGATCGTTGCCATGGTTGCAACCGATTCGACGGGATACTCGCCGACAGCGGTTTCATTGGAGAGCATCACGGCATCCGTACCATCAAGAATCGCGTTCGCTACGTCAGAGACTTCTGCACGGGTTGGACGAGGGTTGTTTGCCATACTATCGAGCATCTGTGTCGCAGTGATGACAGGAATACCAAGACGGTTAGCTGTGGCAATCAATTTTTTCTGGAGGAGTGGCACTTCTTCTGCTGGCAATTCAACACCTAAGTCACCCCGCGCAACCATTACGCCATCAGAGAGAGAGAGGATGGCATCCATCTGTTCGATCGCTTCGTGTTTTTCGATTTTGACGATGACAGGGACATTTTTCCCCGCTTCGGCAATGATGCCTTTAATTTCTAATACGTCTTCTGGGTTCCGTACAAAACTGAGAGCGACCCAATCAACACCTTGATCTAGACCAAACATAAGGTCTTCACGGTCTTTATCTGTTAAGGCTTTAACAGATAAGTAAACGCCGGGGAAATTAACACCTTTATTGTTCGAGAGGGTGCCACCAACGACAACGCGACAATGAAGATTTTGGGCTTCCACATCGATTTTCTCGACGCGCATTTCAACTTTTCCATCATCAAGCAGAATGGTTGCGCCCTCCGGTACTTCTGCTGCTAGTTTTTGATAACTGATATACCCGACTTCTTGGGTACAGGGCACTTGGCGACTTGTGAGGATATAAGGATCATTTTTCTTGAGACGGATTGATCCTGTTTCGTATTTACCTAGGCGAATTTTCGGGCCTTGTAAATCCTGAAGAATACCGACCGGACAATTGAGTTCAAAGGCTGTTTGACGAATAAGGCGAATATTTCGCTGGTGGTCGTCATGGGTACCGTGTGAGAAGTTTAGCCGTAGAGTAGTGGCTCCCGCTTCGATGAGTTCGCGCAGAACATCGGGCTTGCTTGTTGCTGGGCCGATTGTTGCAACGATTTTTGTGCGGCGGGGCATGTCTCTAAAGGCCATGGTGTAAGTTTCTCTGGTCAGTTTGGGAAAATAAGCCCCATATTATCCCAAAATTTGACGTTTCTTACCAAGGCAGGATCTAATTTCTAAATAAAATATTAAATTTTAGCTTTGATCTAATCCTGTTAAATTCCGCTGGCATTCAAGTATTTATTCTTGTTTTTTTCTCTGGAGATTAGTCAGTTATTATTCTTGTTTTTTATAGTTATTTGAGCCGTTAATTCTTGGATTTTACTGCCGATAAAATTATTGAGCTTGCGAGGGATGAGGTGATCGCCCCAATTTCAAAAACTTAACTATTGGGTGTTGTTTGGAGCTCCTGTAATTTTTCCCGGAGACCACGCACAATACCGGCTTTTTCTTCAAGGGTAATCGACTCATTTTGCTCGATATCGAGGATTTGTTTGCCGATGTTTAGCTCGCGGATCGGGTGCCAATCTGCGTCTGTGGCAGCATCAAATCCAGACCAATTTAAGGACTGTAGAATAGCTTGATCGTCGTAACCATAGAAAAAGTTGCGGATTTTTTCTTTGAGGTCATCGGGTAATTTATCGTCGTAAGCGATGGGATCTGCCGGAATAAATGGAGATGTCCAGATGATGCGGATGGTTTTGTCTTCTTCTGGATATCGGTTAGCAAAGCGTTGTAGGGCTTCACTATTATTTGTCGCAACATCAATTTTTTGTTCGGCGATCGCCAGGGCTGTTGCTTCGTGATTGCCTAAAAAAGATACTTCCTGAAAATGGGTGAGGGGATCGATGCCATTTTGGGAGAAGAGATAATACATCGGTACGAGATAGCCCGATGTCGAATTCACATCATTAAAGGCAAAGGTTAAATCCTTACCCTGTTCTAATAAATAGCTACTTGGAGATTCTCCCTGTGCTGCCTGTAGCCAGAGGCGATCGCCGCGAGCAATCAGATGCGCATAATACCCCCGACTGCCCTTATCCGAAACCGTGAGCGCAAAGGCCCGAGCATCTGCGACTGTCGCAGCTTCAATATAGGTTTTGCCGCCAAACCAGGCGATTTGGATTACCCCTGAGCGCATCGCTTCGATGAGACTAGAATATTGCAACGCAAAAAAAGGCTTTACTGGTATACCCAGTGCTTCTGTTAAGTCGGCGAGAAAAGGTTGCCAGCGCGGCAATAATTCTTCCTCTGATTTAGTCGTTAAAATGCCAAATTTTAACTCTCTTTGGAGCTCTGGGTTATCTTGGGGTGAAAAGGTTTGTCTACATCCTTTAAGGAATTGGCTACTTGTCGCGGCAGTAAGCCCCAAGAGCAACTGAAGAAAGCGTTGCCTATTCATAAATTGCAGATCATCTTGCACGGAAGGACATGATTTTGTGAATATCTTTCTGCTCAGGCGTATTGATCACCGTAACAATGAAGATGACATTCTGCTTACTATTTATACTTTAAAAATAGCGATTATTTTTTTGCTTTGTCCGTCCCATGAAACCGATTTTTCGCCAGCTACTATTAGGATTTGGCTTTTCGCTGACCATTGTTGGTTTTGGGGCGACATGGATTAACTATCGTATTATCCAGCGTGATTTTGCACGGCAGATTAATATTCGTGCCTCATCGATTACCCAATCCCTCAAATTATCCACTGAGGGGCTAATTGAACTGGGTTATTTTCCTCTGTTGGAGAGAGCTGTCACTAACCATGCCACTCTACCAGAAGTGAAAGAAGTGGCCATTGTTGATCCGAATGGAAAAATTATTAGCCATAGCCTTGTTACGAATACGAATCAACCGTTTATTGAGATCCATCCAACTTTAAATGGGCTAGTCGAAACCGCTTCTCTAACGGGTGATACCCAATCTCAGCGCGTCAAGCTAGATGGGAAACCTGTTTTTGTGGAGGTGTTGCCCTTCAGCAATATGATGTTTGGCACTGATATGCAGCGAGGAGTGGCGATCGCCATTCTCGACTTAGAGCCACTCGAAAAGGAAGCCCGAAAAGCCTTAATCGTATCAAGTCTGGCGATCGCCGCTAGTATCCTGTTGGTTTTGGTGATGTTGAGCTATCTTATTCACCGTATTATTCTGTCGCCCCTTTCGAGGCTAAACGATGCCGTATATGACAGTAAAACCAGTGGTGATTTTCACTTTAATGCTGGAGAGCTAAATAACGAAATCACGTTTCTCGCCCAGACTTTTGATGAGGTTTACCAACAACTTGCCACCTATGAAGAACTCGAAAAGGAAGTCCAGCAACGGAAAGAGGCGGAAGTTGCCCTCCGTGAAAGCGAGTCAGAGGAACGCAAAAAAGCAGAAGCCCTATCCTCTGCCATTGAGACCTTAAAAGAAACTCAAATCCAGCTGATTCAGACTGAAAAAATGTCTAGTCTTGGTCAAATGGTGGCAGGGCTCGCCCATGAGATTAATAATCCAGTCAACTTCATTCACAATAATCTTGTCTGTGCCAACCAATATCTCAATGACTTGATTGAACTGGCTACGTTATATCAGCAGACTTATGAAGAAATCCCGCCTGAAATCCGCGCAAAATTAACTGATATTGATTTTGAATTTATCCAAGAAGATGCAGAAAGTTTATTTCGCTCTTTGCTCAATGGTTCCGGCAGGATTTGTGAACTCGTCGTTTCCTTGAAAAATTTCTCGCGTCTCGATCAAGCTGAACAAAAAGATGTTGATATCCATGAAGGGATTGAAAGTACGTTACTGATTCTCAAAAATCGTTTAGAGCGTTTGAAAAAGACCTCGCTTGGACCGATTAGGCTGGTTAAAAACTATGGTGAGTTGCCGTTGGTGAATTGCTATGCAAGCCAATTGAACCAAGTTTTAATGAATTTGTTGCTCAATGCCATTGATGCACTCAATGAAAAAGCTGCAGCAATAATTATGATCACCACAGAGCATTTGGATAATGGCTATCTACGGATCACGATCGCCGACAATGGTTGTGGGATTCCGGGCGATATTATTGATACTTTGTTTGATCCATTTTTTACGACAAAACCCGTTGGGGAAGGCACAGGCCTAGGGTTATCGATTAGTTACAAAATTATTGTGGAACAGCATAAAGGTCAGCTGTATTGCAACTCGGAAGTGGGTGTTGGCACAAACTTTATTCTAGAAATTCCTTGTCAAATGAATGACCAAAAGGCTTTGATCTCTGCAACTAACGCCGCTGAAAACAATTAAGGGGTGAGTCGTTCTCGCTGCCAATTGTCGTCGGCTGTAAGGTAAAGACCAATCGATCATGGAGACAGCCTGGACGACCTTGCCAAAATTCAATTTTGTCGGGAATCACGTGAAACTCTCCCCAATGATCCGGGCGAGGAATGGTTGTTGCTCCGGGATATTGTTCGGCAAGTTCAGCAAAATTATTTTCTAGGACTTCACGGTTGGCGATCGCCGACAATGCTCGCGGTATTTCAGAAAATATTACTGAGATTGTTGATCTGCTTCATACCAACTCTGGATGGCGCTAATTACAAAGCTTGCGGCTGGGGTGTCGAGATATGAGTCTAAGGCGGAGATTCCTCCTGCTTTTAATGCGGCAATAATTCTCTGGGCAAGGTTTTGGTTTTGTTCGATTTCTTTGATGACTTCTGTGGCAACAGTCATCTTTTCGCTCATGGTATCGCTACCATATTCGGTTTCGAGCTGTTTAAGTAATGCCTTGATTTCGACGACGGCTTGCTGGAGGGTCTGTTTTTCTGCTTCGTTGTACTGCCCTGCGACTACGGCATCATTGCTGACTTCACCGTTATTTGCACCTATACCAAAGTTGCCATATTGGTTAATGATATTGCCTTGTTTTTCTGCCAGGGTTTCAATGATATTGGTGAGCTTGGTTGCGTTTTGTCTTTCTCGATCAATTTGCTCTTGGGAATATTCAAGTTGTCCTTGTAATAATTTGATCTGTTGGTCTTTTGCTTCTAAGAGGGGCTGATAGCGACTCCAAAAGTTTTTTTCAATGGCGGCTTTGTCTGCATCGGCAGGGACATCAACCTGAACAACAAAGGAGCCATCACGATTTTTCTTGATGCCTGCAATGTCGAGTTCACCGACTTCACTATCGAGTTGTAATCCTTGAAATGACCTTAAAAAAGCGTTCCAGTCAATGCCTTCACCAAAAATCAAGTCAACGGTGTCTAAGCTCTGGCAAATAAATCGTTCAAAGTCTCCAAGAGTAAAGTTACAAGTTGGAGTAGAGGGACGGCGTTCTATACCTTTTTGATTGTTTTCATCCCATCTGAGAAAAATATAATTACAAATTACTCCTTCAAAATCTGTCTCAGAATTAATATTCCAATCCTGAATACAAGCTCCCGTTAAATCCGCAGATTTGAGTGATGCGCCCACTAGAGTCGATAGTTTGCAGAGTGTGTGACAGAGTTTAGCTCCAGAGAGGTTGACTCCAGAGAGGTTGACTCCAGAGAGGTTGACTCCAGAAAGATTAACTCCAGAGAGATTGACTCCAGAGAGGTCGGCTTCAGAGAGACTGACTCCAGAGAGGTCAGCTTCAGAGAGGTCAGCTTCAGAGAGGTCGGCTTCAGAGAGGTCAGCTTCAGAGAGGTCGGCTTTAGAAAGGTTTGCTCCATAGAGGTTTGCTCCATAGAGGTATGCTCCATAGAGGTATGCTCCATAGAGGTTGGTTTTAGAGAGGTCTGCTTTAAAGAGAAAAGCTTCAGAAAGGTGGGTTCTACGAAGGTTTGTTCCATAGAGGTAGGCCTGACGGAGATGGACTTTAGAGAGTTTAGCTCCAGAGAGGTCGGCTCCAGAGAGGTCGGCTCCAGAGAGGTCGGCTCCAGAGAGATTGACTCCAGAGAGATTGACTCCAGAGAGGTGGGCACCAGAGAATTGAGCTCTTCGCAAATCGATTTTAAGTTTAGGATTGTCTTCACGCCATTGATTCCAATCTTTAGCACCACATCTCAAGATGGCAAGCTGCTCTTCGTCTGGCATAAGTCACCACTGGTCACGCAGAATTTCAGAATCAATTTCATTATATTTAAGGAGCAAGACGTTCTCTTTGCCAAGTTTGATCTACTTGTAAGGAAAAAACTAGACGATCATGAAGACGACTGGGACGACCCTGCCAAAACTCAATTTTATCTGGCACTACTTTGAACCCACCCCAATGATCTGGGCGAGGAATTTCAGTTCCTTCAGGATACTTTTTCTCTAGATCTACAAAGTTCTGCTCTAGCGTTTCACGGTTGGCGATCGCCTTACTTTGGGGAGAAGCCCAGGCACCCAGTTGAGATTCGCGAGGGCGACTATGGAAATATTGATCTGATTCTGCGGCCGCAATTTTTTCTACTTTCCCTTCGATACGTACCTGTCTCTCTAGTGGCTCCCACCAAAATACAAGGCATGCAAAGCCGTTGTTGATTAGTTCTGTGCTTTTGCGGCTTGTGTAGTTCGTGAAAAACACGAAACCTTGATTGTCAAAATGCTTGAGCAGCACAACCCTTGCACTAGGGCGGCCATCTGCTGAAACGCTACCCAAAACCATGGCATTTGGCTCAGGAATCTCTTCTATCTCTGAAGCTTCGGCAAACCAAGTGGCGAATTGCTGCATCGGATTATCATTTACGTCGTCTTCGTGGAGACCATCACGAGTGTAATTTTGGCGGAGATGGGCGACGTGCATAATCATGGGAAAATTCCGAGGGGCAAACGGGTCGTATTTTAACGTATTTTTTCTGGCTGAATCAGACGGCCAAACCATAGGGTGACGGATATATATGGCACGAAATAAAGTTGCAGCAAATATCCGTAAACTTTGGCTCTTAAAAGGGTTGGAGTCAGCTTGGTTTCCTATCCCTATTTTAATGATTTTCTATGAATCCCATGGACTATCTTTAGAGCAAGGAGTTTTGCTAAAGGCGATTTTATCGGGAGCGATTTTTCTAGGGGAAATTCCCTCGGGCTATTTTGCGGATCGGTTTGGTCGTAAGACAAGTCTTGTGGGCGGCGCCTGTTTTTGGTTATTCGGCTGGCTGATTTATTGCACTCAAGGAAGCTTTAGTTGGTTTGCCGTGGCTGAAATTTTAGTAGGAGTGGGTGGTAGTTTGATGTCGGGGGCCGATAGTGCGATCGCCTATGACAGTCTCCTCGAATTAAGCCGGGCTGGAGAATATCGCGCTTGGGAAGGGAAGGCGAGCGCCATTACAGGGTTAACAGAAGCCTGTTGTGGGTTGGTGGGAGCTTGGATTGCGGAAACGAATTTGGTCTATCCGTTTTATCTCCAGACAGGCTGTATTTTTCTGTATGTATTGCTTGCCCTCACCCTCCGCGAACCCACAGCTCACCGCACGCAAGAAACCCCCCAGTGGCGATCACTTCTCCCTTCGATCCAAGCTATTTTTACAAAACGACCGTTTCTACGCTGGCTGCTGCTATTTTCAGCAACCTTGTCCTGCGGTACGTTTCTGATTGTGTGGCTATCCCAAGAATATCTCGTCCAAAATGGCCTCGCCCTTGCACAACTCGGTTGGGCTTGGTTGATTCTCCACTGTGCACTGGCGATCGCCTCCGGTAATGCCGCCAAAATTTCTCCTCGATATTACCCACTCGTCTTTGCTCTGCTACCAATATTGCTGGCGATCGCCTATATTGCCCTCGGCTTGATCCATAGCCTGTGGGGCATTCTATTTATCACAGCGATTTACGTTGTGCGTGGCCTGCTCTCCCCTCTCGTATTGAGCTATCTCAATGACCACATCCCCTCAAATCTTCGCGCCACCCTAATTTCGGTTAATAGCTTTCTTTTTCGCCTTATTTTCTTTGCCTTTGCGCCCTTGCTTGGACTTGTGAGCCATCTGAGTAACTTTGATCTGAGCCTGATGTTTTCCGGTATCGTATTGGGGGCGATCGCCTTCTACGCTTACTGGCAAATCAAACCAACCCTAAACGCTCGTCCATAATCCTCAGCAAATTTTATCCTTAGCGTGATCGTGACCAACACCAAAACATCACAGGAACTTTCCTGAAGGCATCCCTCCCCAAGGAAAAAAGGATAGACTGGGATAAAAAATACGCTAAATATGTGTAAGCAGAGAAGCTCAAAAGCTTTGGCAAAGAGAGTCCCAACTCCGCTGAAAAGTTTACCCTAGTCACATTAGCGTTTACCCCTTGTACTCCCCCGCTATGACTTTTTCGAACGCCGGTAGCATTCTGGCAACATTAAGCCAGTTCACCCAATTCAACCGATCCAACGCGCTGACCGACCGAGTACAAGATATTTCGATTAACGAATTTGTCTGCCTCCTAGACTTCATTACCGCTGAATTCCAGCAATTCCTCCGCGCCCTCGACATGATCAATAACGAAGCATTAGAGACAATGCTCGATCAGATCATGGAAGCCTTTACGTTCAAGATCGGCCAAATTCTTCAGGCAGAACGCACCACCATTTTTCTCGTCGACGAAGAACAACAACAACTCTGGTCAAAAATTGATCGCGGCCGTAAAAATGGCCCCCGCAACCTCCGTATCCCTCTCAAAATTGGTATTGCAGGCCATGTGGCTGCCACTTCCGAAACCCTAAATATCGACAACGCCTACGAACATCCCCTGTTCAAAAAAGATATCGATGAGCGGCCTGGTATCCAAACCAAAACACTGCTGTGTATGCCGATCTGTAGCAGCTCTGGCAAAGTCGTTGCTGTGGTTCAGCTCGTTAATAAAAAAGGTGGTGATACCTGCTTCGATGACCAGGACGAAGAACGATTTTCTGAATTTGCCTCATCCATCGGCATTATTCTCGAAACGTGCCAATCTTTTTATGTTGCTGCGAGAAATCAGCGTGGTGCCTCCGCTCTTCTGAAGGCAACTTCTAGTCTGGGTCAGAGCTTAGACCTAGAAGCAACCCTACAAGCCGTAATGGAGCAAGCCCGCAAGCTAATGCAGGCAGATCGCAGTACCCTCTTTATGTTGAGCCGAGAAACCGGTGAGCTCTGGAGTAAAGTCGATAGCGCTGATCACTCCCAAAAGATGGAAATTCGGATTCCGTCTAATCGCGGCATTGTCGGATTTGTTGCCTCTACAGGCCAAGTACTTAACATCTCCGATGCCTATTCCGATCCACGCTTTGATCCCTCCACCGATCGCCGCACTGGTTACAATACCCGCACCATTCTTTGTATGCCAGTGTTTAACTCCAGTAGTGAGTTGATTGCTGTTACCCAACTAATCAACAAAGAACAAGGTAGCTTTAGTGCCTCTGACGAAGAATTTATGCAGGCGTTTAATATCCAAGCGGGTATTGCCCTAGAAAATGCCAAATTATTTGAAAATGTTTTAACGGAAAAGCAATATCAAAAAGATATTCTCGAAAGTCTCTCTGATGCAGTAATCTCGACGGATTTACAAGGACGGATCGTCACCATTAATGATGCGGCTTTAGAGCTTTTAGGGTTTCCGAAAGAAGAACACCATAATGAAACGCTACGGCAACTCTGGGAATGTAAATTAGTTGATCGCCAAGTATGGGAAGTCGTGCCCATTGAAAATTTACAAGCACGCCTAGAGGATAGTTTGCAATATGGTGCGAAATCCTATGTGCCAGAGCAGGAGCTACATCTAGGCTCTTACTGTCCACCGGATCGGAGTTGTCTCTTGGCTGTGCCACGTCTCTTTTCGCCGGGTGAATATTTCATTTGGAATGAGGATGAGCCAGCTGATCCAGAATTTTTACAACCGATTGATCGCAATATTAACCTTAGCGTTAATCCCCTTACGAATGGTGATGGGCAGGTGCGTGGTGGACTCGTTGTTATTGAGGACATCAGCCAAGAGAAGCGGATGAAGTCGACGTTATATCGGTACATGACTCCCGGTGTGGCCGAACAAGTAATGGCCTTAGGTGATGAGAATTTGATGGTAGGAGAACGTCGGGATGTGACGATTCTCTTTTCTGATATTCGGGGCTATACGACGCTAACAGAAAACCTTGAAGCAACGGAAGTCGTCTCGCTGCTAAATCAGTATTTTGAAACGATGGTGGAGTCCGTTTTTGACTACCATGGCACCTTGGATAAATTTATTGGTGATGCGTTGATGGCGGTGTTTGGTGCGCCGTTACCGCTCGATGATCATGCCTGGATGTCCATTAAATCTGCATTGGATATGCGTCGCCGCTTAGATGAATTTAATCATCGCCGTGTGGTGGATAATCAGCCGCAAATCCAATTTGGTATCGGAATTAGTTCGGGTGAGGTGGTTTCTGGAAATATTGGCTCCCAAAAACGGATGGATTATACAGTGATTGGGGATGGCATCAACGTTAGTGCGCGTTTAGAAAGTCTGACAAAGCAGTATCTCTGCGACATTATCATCAGCGAAAATACTCTCGCGCTCTGTGATGATCGCCTGTGGGTCCGGGAGCTGGATAAGATTCGAGTGAAAGGTAAGAGCAAGGCGACGAAAATTTATGAGGTTATTACCGAGAAGGAGCAGCAGCTAGAGGATAATCACCACGAATTTCTCGATTTGTATCATCGGGGTCGAGCCGCATATATGGATAAGGATTTCCAGCGGGCAATCACCGCATTCAAAAAGGCTCATAAAATTAGAAAGGATGACCAAGCAACGGTGATTCATCTGCGACGGGCACAGCGATTCTTTAGTAATCCTCCCGGTAAAAACTGGGATGGCATCTATACAATGCAAACGAAATAGCCGGTGATTATCCTAACCAAAGACTTTAGTCGTTAAGTTTAGGCATTGAGGCTCAAAACTTCTTTGCGTGGTAGCTGAGATTTGAGGGTTGAGGTGAGAATATCTTGGGCAGCAACGTCGCAGGCTGTACCGTCTCCCATGGCTGCTCGCACTTCTGCATAGTCCGCAAACATTTGGTCGCGGCGATCGCCTGGCATGAGTAAGGCGAAAGCTTCCTTGGCGATCCCCTCTGCTGAAGCCTCATCCTGCCAAAGCTCTGGCACGATACGACGCATGAGCATTAAATTAACGGCTGACATAAAGGGGATTGAAAATCTAATGATCCACTTTGCAATCCAAGCTGTCAAAGGATGTATTTTGTACAGAACAACTTGAGGCACATCAAGTAAGGCGATTTCAAGGTTAACGGTGCCAGACTTGGCAATCGCTAAATCCGCAGCGGCGATCGCCAATGATGTTTCATTTGGGTCATCGATCAGAATGGCATTAAGACCTGCTTCATTCACTGCCCTTTCAATGGCCATACGATAGTTAGGCAAAGCAACGGGGACGAGAAATTTCAAGTTGGGAATCTGTTGCTGGAGGATTTTTGCCGCGCCGATGATATCGGGTAAGAGATATTTTAATTCTTGACGACGAGATGCTGGTAGGAGAGTCACAATGGTTTGCTCTCGATTTAACCCTAATTGATCGCGGGCAGTGAGTTTATTCGGGGAGCTTGCCATCTTTGCAACTAAGGGATGGCCCACATAATTGACATCGATGCCATAGTCGGCAAAATATCGCGCTTCCTCAGGGAAAATAGCGAGAATGCGATCTGTAATGCGGGCGATCGCCTTGGTATTGCGATCATTAAAAGACCACACCCAAGCTTGCGGGGCAATGTAATAGAAAATGGGGATATTTGGGAGATTACGGCGGACAAAATTGCCAATGCTAATGTTGGGGCCAACGTAATCGATCAAAATTATTTTGTCGGGGGGATTTTGCTTGAGATACTGTTTTGCTTGGTGCTGGACCTTTAGCGTGGGGATGATATAGGGCAATGATTCGACTAAACCGATAGAGCCAATACGAGTCGTATTCCCCAATAATGTTGCGCCAGCTGCTGCCATGCGATCGCCACCAAGGGCTGTAATTTTAAGATCAATATTGAGTCGGCGCGCTTGCCGAAAGAGAGCCTCTACTAAAAGACTTCCTTGTAAATCACCGGATACTTCCCCAGTGCTAATAAAAATATGCATGACTTAGCTCCGTTTGAC from [Leptolyngbya] sp. PCC 7376 includes:
- a CDS encoding GAF domain-containing protein — its product is MTFSNAGSILATLSQFTQFNRSNALTDRVQDISINEFVCLLDFITAEFQQFLRALDMINNEALETMLDQIMEAFTFKIGQILQAERTTIFLVDEEQQQLWSKIDRGRKNGPRNLRIPLKIGIAGHVAATSETLNIDNAYEHPLFKKDIDERPGIQTKTLLCMPICSSSGKVVAVVQLVNKKGGDTCFDDQDEERFSEFASSIGIILETCQSFYVAARNQRGASALLKATSSLGQSLDLEATLQAVMEQARKLMQADRSTLFMLSRETGELWSKVDSADHSQKMEIRIPSNRGIVGFVASTGQVLNISDAYSDPRFDPSTDRRTGYNTRTILCMPVFNSSSELIAVTQLINKEQGSFSASDEEFMQAFNIQAGIALENAKLFENVLTEKQYQKDILESLSDAVISTDLQGRIVTINDAALELLGFPKEEHHNETLRQLWECKLVDRQVWEVVPIENLQARLEDSLQYGAKSYVPEQELHLGSYCPPDRSCLLAVPRLFSPGEYFIWNEDEPADPEFLQPIDRNINLSVNPLTNGDGQVRGGLVVIEDISQEKRMKSTLYRYMTPGVAEQVMALGDENLMVGERRDVTILFSDIRGYTTLTENLEATEVVSLLNQYFETMVESVFDYHGTLDKFIGDALMAVFGAPLPLDDHAWMSIKSALDMRRRLDEFNHRRVVDNQPQIQFGIGISSGEVVSGNIGSQKRMDYTVIGDGINVSARLESLTKQYLCDIIISENTLALCDDRLWVRELDKIRVKGKSKATKIYEVITEKEQQLEDNHHEFLDLYHRGRAAYMDKDFQRAITAFKKAHKIRKDDQATVIHLRRAQRFFSNPPGKNWDGIYTMQTK
- a CDS encoding MFS transporter, with protein sequence MARNKVAANIRKLWLLKGLESAWFPIPILMIFYESHGLSLEQGVLLKAILSGAIFLGEIPSGYFADRFGRKTSLVGGACFWLFGWLIYCTQGSFSWFAVAEILVGVGGSLMSGADSAIAYDSLLELSRAGEYRAWEGKASAITGLTEACCGLVGAWIAETNLVYPFYLQTGCIFLYVLLALTLREPTAHRTQETPQWRSLLPSIQAIFTKRPFLRWLLLFSATLSCGTFLIVWLSQEYLVQNGLALAQLGWAWLILHCALAIASGNAAKISPRYYPLVFALLPILLAIAYIALGLIHSLWGILFITAIYVVRGLLSPLVLSYLNDHIPSNLRATLISVNSFLFRLIFFAFAPLLGLVSHLSNFDLSLMFSGIVLGAIAFYAYWQIKPTLNARP
- the lpxB gene encoding lipid-A-disaccharide synthase, encoding MHIFISTGEVSGDLQGSLLVEALFRQARRLNIDLKITALGGDRMAAAGATLLGNTTRIGSIGLVESLPYIIPTLKVQHQAKQYLKQNPPDKIILIDYVGPNISIGNFVRRNLPNIPIFYYIAPQAWVWSFNDRNTKAIARITDRILAIFPEEARYFADYGIDVNYVGHPLVAKMASSPNKLTARDQLGLNREQTIVTLLPASRRQELKYLLPDIIGAAKILQQQIPNLKFLVPVALPNYRMAIERAVNEAGLNAILIDDPNETSLAIAAADLAIAKSGTVNLEIALLDVPQVVLYKIHPLTAWIAKWIIRFSIPFMSAVNLMLMRRIVPELWQDEASAEGIAKEAFALLMPGDRRDQMFADYAEVRAAMGDGTACDVAAQDILTSTLKSQLPRKEVLSLNA